A window of the Gossypium hirsutum isolate 1008001.06 chromosome A05, Gossypium_hirsutum_v2.1, whole genome shotgun sequence genome harbors these coding sequences:
- the LOC107960759 gene encoding mitogen-activated protein kinase kinase 5 — translation MRPNHQPPPSAGGSSSSNKNRPRRRADLTLPLPQRDPSLAVPLPLPPSSNSAPPASSNSNALPQQVNFSELDRVNRIGSGTGGTVYKVVHRPSSRPYALKVIYGNHEESVRRQIRREIEILRDVDHPNVVKCHEMYDHNGEIQVLLEFMDGGSLEGILISREANLSDLARQVLSGLNYLHRRHIVHRDIKPSNLLTNSKKVVKIADFGVSRILDQTMDPCNSSVGTIAYMSPERINTDLNHGLYDGYAGDIWSLGVSILEFYLGRFPFAVGRQGDWASLMCAICMSQPPEAPPTASNEFRHFISCCLQRDPARRWSAAQLLQHPFILRGQPHQVAQNLHQLLPPPPPLSS, via the coding sequence ATGAGACCCAATCACCAACCACCACCATCTGCTGGTGGCTCCTCCTCGTCCAATAAGAACCGTCCACGTAGACGAGCTGACCTTACCCTACCCCTCCCTCAACGTGACCCTTCTCTCGCCGTCCCTCTTCCCCTTCCTCCCTCCTCCAACTCCGCCCCGCCCGCCTCCTCCAACTCCAACGCCTTGCCTCAGCAAGTCAACTTCTCCGAGCTCGACCGCGTCAACCGGATAGGGAGCGGTACCGGAGGCACCGTTTACAAAGTCGTCCACCGCCCTTCCTCTCGCCCTTATGCCCTCAAGGTTATCTACGGGAACCATGAAGAGTCTGTCCGCCGTCAGATCCGCAGGGAGATCGAGATCCTCCGTGACGTGGACCACCCCAACGTCGTAAAATGTCACGAAATGTACGATCACAACGGAGAAATCCAGGTTCTTTTGGAATTCATGGATGGCGGATCTTTGGAAGGGATCCTCATATCTCGCGAAGCTAACTTATCAGATCTGGCCCGTCAAGTCCTCAGCGGTCTAAACTACCTTCACCGCCGACACATCGTCCACCGCGACATAAAACCTTCGAATCTGCTAACCAATTCCAAGAAGGTGGTGAAGATAGCTGATTTTGGGGTGAGCCGAATCTTGGATCAAACCATGGACCCCTGCAACTCATCTGTTGggaccatagcatacatgagccCTGAGAGGATTAACACCGATTTGAACCACGGGCTCTACGATGGTTACGCTGGGGATATTTGGAGTTTAGGGGTTAGCATATTGGAATTTTATTTAGGGAGGTTCCCTTTCGCAGTTGGTAGACAAGGGGATTGGGCCAGTCTCATGTGCGCGATTTGTATGTCTCAGCCACCGGAGGCCCCTCCCACTGCTTCTAATGAATTTAGGCATTTTATATCATGTTGTTTGCAGAGGGATCCAGCCAGGAGGTGGTCGGCGGCTCAGTTGTTGCAGCATCCTTTTATTCTCAGAGGACAACCACATCAGGTTGCTCAGAATCTTCATCAGTTATTACCACCTCCACCTCCTCTTTCTTCTTag
- the LOC107960760 gene encoding protein MOR1, with amino-acid sequence MSEEEKLLKEAKKLPWEDRLFHKNWKVRNEANIDLAALCDSITDPKDSRLRELAPFFKKTVADSNAPVQEKALDALIAFLKAANADAGRYGKEVCDAIVAKCLTGRPKTVEKAQAAFMLWVELEAVEAFLDSMEKAIKNKVAKAVVPAIDVMFQALSEFGAKVVPPKRILKMLPELFDHQDQNVRASSKGLTLELCRWIGKDPVKSILFEKMRDTMKKELEAELVNVTGAAKPSRKIRSEQDREPEPEAVSEAAGPGPTEESLADTPQEIDEYELVDPVDILTPLEKSGFWDGVKATKWSERKEAVAELTKLASTKKIAPGDFTEVCRTLKKLVTDVNIAVAVEAIQAIGNLARGLRTHFSGSSRFLLPVLLEKLKEKKPALTESLTQTLQGMHKAGCLNLADIVEDVKTASKNKVPLVRSLTLNWVTFCIETSNKAVVLKVHKDYVPICMECLNDGTPDVRDAAFSALTAVAKSVGMRPLERSLEKLDDVRKKKLSEMIAGSGSSVPGATSSAAVKNLGGGVSSTEVSEGSFVKKSAASMLSGKRPAPAAPANKKGTSVKSGNSKKVDGAGRTETAKSSESPEDIEPAEMSLEEIESRIGSLIQADVISQLKSAVWKERLEAIFSLKEQVEGLQDLDRSVEILVYLLCAIPGWNEKNVQVQQQVIEVITYLANSAAKFPKKCVVLCLLGISERVADMKTRAHAMKCLTAFSEAVGPGFVFERLYKIMKEHKNPKVLSEGLLWMVSAIEDFGVSHLKLKDLIDFCKDTGLQSSAAATRNATIKVLGALHKFVGPDIKGFLTDVKPALLSALDVEYQKNPFEGTSTAPKKTVRLSEPSSLSAGGLDGLPREDISAKITPTLLKSLESPDWKVRLESIEAVNKILEEANKRIQPTGTGELFGALRGRLYDSNKNLVMATLTTVGNVASAMGPGVEKASKGILSDILKCLSDNKKHMRESTLSTLDAWNAAVHFDKMVPYITSALTDSKLGAEGRKDLFDWSSRQLSGLSEFPDAVHLLKPAATAMMDKSADVRKAADGCVTEILRVSGQEAIEKNLRDIQGPALALILERVKPYGSFQELVEPSKGGSIGLVSKTNTKVAKATSNGVTKHGNRTVTSRAIPAKGLKPDTMLPVQGISVQPQALLNVKDSNKEERERMVRRSKFEEPRIEQIQDLENDMMKYFREDLHRRLLSTDFKKQVDGLEMLQKALPSIGKEIIEVLDILLRWFVLQLCKSNTTCLLKVLEFLPELFDSLKGEAYSLTEAEAAIFLPCLAEKLGHNIEKVREKMRELTKQIVQVYSATKIYTYILDGLRSKNNRTRIECVDLVGFFIDHHGAEISGQLKSLQIVASLTAERDGEIRKAALNTLATGYKILGDDIWRYVGKLTDAQKSMLDDRFKWKVREMEKRGEGRPGEARAALRRSVRENGPDVAEQSCEVPQTISRKNYVQPDLNMERHLTPRMLVGVSGPSNWNEALEIISFGSPEQSVEGMKVVCHELTQATNDPEGSLMDELMKDADRLVSCLANKVAKTFDFSLTGASSRSCKYVLNTLMQTFQNKRLAHAVKENTLDNLITELLLWLLDERVPHMDDGSQLLKALNVLMLKILDNADRTSSFVVLINLLRPLDPSRWPSPATNETFAARNQKFSDLVVKCLIKLTKVLQSTIYDVDLDRILQSVHVYLQELGMEEIRRRAGADDKPLRMVKTVLHELVKLRGAAIKGHLSLVPIDMKPQPIILAYIDLNLETLAAARMLTSTGPGQTHWGDSGANNPAPATNSADAQLKQELAAIFKKIGDKQTCTIGLYELYRITQLYPKVDIFAQLQNASEAFRTYIRDGLAQMEKNAAAGRTPSSVPMSTPPPASLSSSSPEFGPLSPVQTNSLNDSKLSSTKPEPTSFNLPPSYTEDNRGGGNAVNTARVRAPENALADQRNERFISGVTSGTLDAIRERMKSMQLAAAGGNIDDYGTRPLMSVNDNLNLGLSSQTRTLDPHPGMENPAQGGVLPMDEKALSGLQARMERLKSGGALEPL; translated from the exons ATGTCTGAAGAAGAGAAATTGTTAAAGGAGGCAAAGAAATTGCCATGGGAAGATCGGTTGTTTCACAAGAATTGGAAGGTAAGGAACGAGGCTAACATCGATTTAGCTGCTCTATGCGATTCCATCACGGATCCGAAGGACTCGAGGCTCCGCGAATTAG CTCCATTTTTCAAAAAGACAGTGGCGGATTCGAATGCTCCGGTGCAGGAGAAGGCGTTGGATGCTCTGATTGCGTTCTTAAAAGCGGCCAACGCTGATGCCGGAAG GTATGGGAAGGAAGTATGCGATGCCATCGTGGCGAAATGTCTTACAGGCAGGCCTAAGACTGTCGAGAAGGCTCAGGCAGCGTTCATGCTCTGGGTGGAATTGGAGGCTGTTGAGGCTTTTCTG GATTCAATGGAGAAGGCCATTAAGAATAAAGTTGCCAAAGCAGTGGTGCCTGCAATTGATGTCATGTTTCAAGCGCTAAG TGAATTTGGAGCCAAAGTTGTTCCACCTAAAAGAATTCTAAAGATGCTTCCTGAACTCTTTGACCATCAAGATCAAAATGTCCGTGCATCCTCCAAAGGGCTGACTCTTGAGCTTTGTCGTTGGATTGGAAAGGATCCTGTCAAGTCAATATTGTTTGAGAAGATGCGTGACACTATG AAAAAAGAGCTTGAAGCTGAGCTTGTGAATGTGACTGGGGCAGCCAAGCCATCTCGGAAGATAAG GTCCGAGCAAGACAGGGAACCAGAGCCTGAAGCTGTGTCTGAAGCTGCTGGTCCTGGCCCCACTGAAGAATCTCTAGCTGATA CTCCTCAGGAAATAGATGAATACGAGCTTGTTGATCCAGTTGATATATTAACTCCTCTGGAGAAGTCTGGATTTTGGGATGGAGTG AAAGCTACCAAGTGGTCAGAAAGAAAGGAGGCTGTTGCTGAACTCACAAAGCTTGCATCAACAAAAAAGATAGCTCCGGGTGATTTTACGGAAGTTTGCCGGACGTTGAAGAAG CTTGTTACAGATGTAAACATTGCTGTTGCAGTTGAAGCCATCCAAGCTATTGGAAATCTTGCTCGGGGTTTGCGGACCCATTTTTCTGGTAGTTCGCGCTTTTTGTTGCCAGTTTTACTT gaaaaattgaaagagaaaaaacCTGCTTTGACTGAGTCACTCACACAAACTCTTCAAGGAATGCACAAAGCAGGGTGCTTAAATCTGGCAGACATTGTGGAAG ATGTTAAAACTGCATCTAAAAACAAAGTTCCTCTTGTGCGTTCTTTAACTTTGAACTGGGTGACATTCTGTATCGAAACAAGTAACAAAGCTGTTGTTCTGAAGGTGCATAAGGATTATGTCCCAATCTGTATGGAG TGTCTTAATGATGGGACCCCCGATGTCCGAGATGCAGCCTTTTCAGCACTGACAGCTGTTGCTAAG TCTGTCGGTATGAGGCCATTAGAGAGATCTTTGGAGAAACTTGATGATGTTAGAAAAAAGAAGCTCTCTGAGATGATTGCTGGATCTGGTTCTTCTGTACCTGGTGCTACAAGCTCAG CTGCTGTAAAAAATTTAGGTGGTGGTGTGTCTTCTACAGAG GTGTCTGAAGGTTCATTTGTTAAGAAATCTGCAGCTAGCATGCTTAGTGGGAAGAGGCCTGCCCCTGCAGCT CCTGCCAACAAGAAAGGGACTTCAGTGAAGTCAGGCAACAGTAAAAAGGTAGATGGAGCTGGACGGACGGAAACTGCAAAGTCGAGTGAGTCGCCTGAGGACATTGAG CCAGCAGAAATGAGTCTTGAAGAGATTGAAAGCAGAATAGGTTCCCTCATTCAGGCAGATGTCATTTCTCAACTGAAGAGTGCTGTATGGAAAGAGCGTCTTGAAG CCATATTCTCGCTGAAAGAACAGGTTGAAGGTCTCCAGGACCTTGATCGGTCTGTTGAGATTTTGGTTTATTTGCTATGTGCTATTCCTGGATGGAATGAGAAAAATGTTCAG GTCCAGCAGCAAGTTATTGAAGTTATCACTTATCTGGCCAACAGTGCTGCAAAATTTCCAAAGAAATGTGTTGTTCTTTGCCTTCTTG GTATAAGTGAAAGAGTGGCAGATATGAAGACTCGTGCTCATGCTATGAAGTGCCTCACTGCTTTCTCCGAGGCAGTAGGTCCAGGATTTGTTTTTGAGAGG ctttataaaataatgaaagaacaCAAGAATCCCAAGGTTCTTAGTGAAGGTTTATTGTGGATGGTCTCCGCTATCGAGGATTTTGGTGTATCACATCTGAAGTTGAAG GATCTAATTGATTTTTGTAAAGATACTGGATTGCAGTCGAGTGCTGCAGCCACCCGAAATGCTACAATTAAGGTTTTGGGTGCTTTACATAAGTTTGTTGGTCCAG ATATCAAGGGGTTTCTTACTGATGTCAAACCTGCATTGCTTAGTGCACTGGATGTTGAATATCAAAAAAATCCATTTGAG GGTACTTCCACTGCTCCAAAGAAAACTGTCAGGTTATCAGAACCATCCTCTTTGTCTGCCGGTGGACTAGATGGTCTGCCACGTGAAGATATTAGTGCGAAGATCACTCCTACCCTGTTAAAGAGCTTGGAGAGTCCTGATTGGAAG GTGCGTTTGGAGTCTATTGAAGCTGTCAATAAAATTTTGGAAGAGGCTAACAAGCGCATTCAACCTACTGGAACTG GAGAGCTATTTGGTGCTCTTAGGGGCCGGCTATATGATAGCAACAAAAATTTGGTTATGGCAACTTTGACTACCGTTGGAAATGTTGCATCTGCAATGGGACCAGGTGTCGAGAAAGCAAGCAAG GGAATACTATCAGATATTTTGAAATGCCTTAGCGACAATAAGAAACATATGAGAGAGAGCACTTTGTCTACTTTAGATGCTTGGAATGCAGCTGTTCATTTTGACAAAATG GTTCCTTATATCACATCAGCACTAACAGACTCCAAGCTTGGGGCGGAAGGACGTAAAGATCTTTTTGATTGGTCATCTAGGCAACTCTCTGGACTTAGTGAATTTCCTGATGCTGTGCATCTGCTCAAACCAGCAGCCACAGCCATGATG GATAAATCAGCGGATGTTCGCAAAGCAGCAGATGGATGCGTTACTGAAATTTTAAGAGTTAGCGGGCAGGAAGCG ATTGAGAAGAATCTTAGAGATATACAAGGGCCAGCTTTAGCTCTTATCCTTGAGCGGGTAAAACCTTATGGGTCTTTCCAAG aATTAGTTGAACCATCCAAAGGAGGTTCTATTGGACTGGTATCAAAAACCAACACAAAGGTTGCAAAAGCTACTTCCAATGGTGTCACAAAACATGGCAATAGAACTGTAACTTCG AGAGCCATCCCAGCGAAGGGATTGAAACCAGATACCATGTTGCCTGTTCAAGGCATATCTGTTCAGCCTCAAGCTTTGTTGAATGTCAAGGATTCAAATAAG GAGGAAAGGGAGAGAATGGTTCGAAGGTCGAAGTTTGAAGAGCCACGAATTGAACAGATCCAAGATCTTGAG AATGATATGATGAAGTATTTCAGAGAGGATCTACATAGGCGCTTATTGAGCACCGATTTCAAGAAGCAAGTTGATGGTCTTGAGATGTTACAGAAG GCACTCCCTTCCATTGGGAAGGAAATAATTGAAGTTCTGGACATACTATTGAGGTGGTTTGTTTTGCAGCTATGTAAATCTAACACGACATGCCTTTTGAAG GTGCTGGAGTTTCTTCCAGAACTTTTTGACTCGTTGAAGGGTGAAGCATATAGTTTGACGGAGGCAGAAGCTGCCATTTTTCTTCCATGCTTGGCAGAAAAG TTGGGGCATAACATTGAGAAAGTTAGAGAAAAAATGCGGGAGCTGACAAAGCAAATAGTTCAAGTGTATTCAGCCACAAAAATCTACACTTACATTTTGGATGGTCTTCGTTCAAAGAACAATCGTACTAGGATAGAATGTGTTGATCTTGTTGGTTTCTTTATTGATCATCATGGGGCTGAG ATAAGTGGACAACTAAAATCATTGCAAATTGTTGCAAGCTTGACAGCAGAACGAGATGGTGAAATTAGGAAGGCTGCCCTAAATACACTAGCTACTGGATATAAGATTCTTG GTGATGACATATGGAGATATGTAGGGAAGCTGACAGATGCTCAAAAAAGCATGCTAGATGATAGATTTAAGTGGAAG GTTCGAGAGATGGAAAAAAGAGGGGAAGGCCGACCTGGTGAAGCAAGAGCTGCTCTAAGGCGATCAGTAAGGGAAAATGG ACCTGATGTAGCTGAGCAGAGTTGTGAAGTTCCACAGACTATTTCCAG GAAAAACTATGTGCAACCTGACCTTAACATGGAGAGACATTTAACGCCTCGGATGCTTGTTGGTGTCAGTGGTCCCTCAAACTGGAATGAAGCTCTTGAGATCATTTCTTTTGGCTCTCCTGAGCAG TCTGTTGAGGGAATGAAAGTTGTCTGCCATGAGTTAACACAGGCCACTAATGACCCAGAAGGCAGTTTGATGGATGAACTAATGAAGGATGCAGATAGACTCGTTTCATGCTTGGCAAATAAG GTAGCCAAAACTTTTGACTTCAGTTTGACTGGTGCATCATCAAGATCTTGTAAATATGTTCTAAACACGCTTATGCAG ACATTTCAAAATAAGAGACTTGCACATGCTGTCAAGGAAAACACTCTTGACAACCTTATTACAGAGCTTCTGCTTTGGCTTTTGGATGAAAGGGTTCCCCATATGGATGATGGCAGCCAACTTCTGAAAGCTCTGAATGTCTTAATGCTTAAAATTCTG GATAATGCTGATCGAACCTCATCCTTTGTCGTCCTAATTAATCTATTACGTCCTTTAGATCCTTCAAGATGGCCTTCACCTGCAACAAATGAGACTTTTGCAGCAAGAAATCAGAAGTTCTCTGATCTGGTTGTCAAATGCCTTATCAAACTCACAAAG GTTCTTCAAAGCACAATTTATGATGTTGATCTTGACCGCATCCTTCAAAGTGTCCATGTCTACCTGCAAGAACTAGGAATGGAAGAAATCCGGAGAAG AGCTGGAGCTGATGATAAACCATTACGAATGGTAAAAACTGTTCTACATGAACTTGTCAAACTTAGAGGGGCTGCAATAAAGGGTCACCTATCTTTGGTGCCCATAGACATGAAGCCTCAACCAATTATTCTTGCCTATATTGATCTCAATCTTGAG ACTTTGGCTGCGGCAAGAATGTTGACATCAACTGGCCCTGGTCAAACTCATTGGGGTGATTCTGGAGCCAACAATCCAGCACCTGCCACAAATTCTGCTGATGCCCAGCTAAAA CAAGAACTCGCAGCAATATTTAAGAAAATTGGTGACAAGCAGACATGCACAATTGGTCTCTATGAGCTTTATCGCATCACTCAGCTATACCCTAAG GTTGATATATTTGCTCAGCTCCAAAATGCTAGTGAGGCATTTCGGACTTATATTAGAGACGGCTTAGCTCAG ATGGAGAAGAATGCTGCAGCAGGAAGGACTCCTTCAAGTGTGCCAATGTCAACCCCTCCCCCTGCTTCTCTTTCTTCTTCGTCACCTGAATTTGGGCCTCTGTCCCCTGTTCAGACCAACTCTTTAAATGATTCTAAATTATCAAGTACAAAACCTGAACCAACAAGCTTTAATTTGCCACCATCATACACTGAAGACAATCGGGGGGGTGGTAATGCTGTAAATACAGCAAGAGTTCGTGCCCCTGAAAATGCATTGGCAGACCAAAGAAATGAGAGATTTATCAGTGGGG TAACCAGTGGCACATTGGACGCAATCAGAGAGAGGATGAAGAGTATGCAACTAGCAGCTGCTGGTGGGAACATAGATGATTATGGAACCCGGCCCTTGATGTCTGTCAATGACAACTTAAATCTTGGACTCTCATCTCAGACACGTACATTAGATCCTCATCCTGGTATGGAGAATCCGGCACAAGGAGGTGTACTTCCTATGGATGAGAAGGCATTGTCTGGGCTCCAGGCACGGATGGAAAGACTAAAGAGTGGGGGAGCACTTGAACCTctttaa